A region from the Vibrio sp. SS-MA-C1-2 genome encodes:
- the metH gene encoding methionine synthase, whose amino-acid sequence MSTQFKCDRTLQIQDALAQRILIIDGGMGTMIQGYQLEEADFRGERFLNWTLDVKGNNDLLVLTQPQVITEIHDAYLEAGADIIETNSFNATSIAMSDYEMADISAEINLAAAKLARQAADKWSAITPDKPRYVAGVLGPTNRTCSMSPEVNDPSFRNIDFDTLVEAYQESTKALIEGGADIIMIETIFDTLNAKAAAFAIESVFEKLNCRLPVMISGTITDASGRTLSGQTTEALYNSLRHINPLSFGLNCALGPAELRQYLVDLSNISECAVSVHPNAGLPNAFGEYDLEPEEMAAHIKEWAESGIVNIVGGCCGTTPEHIKAIAESVANVTPRVAADLPVICRLSGLEPQNITAETLFVNVGERTNVTGSARFKRLIRDELYDEALDVARQQVESGAQIIDINMDEGMLDTKACMVRFLNLIASEPDISRVPIMIDSSKWDVLEAGLKCVQGKGVVNSISLKEGEENFIQQAKLIRRYGAAVIVMAFDEEGQADTKARKVEICTRAYNVLVDKVGFPAEDIIFDPNIFAVATGIEEHDNYALDFIEATAEIKQTLPYAMISGGVSNVSFSFRGNNPVREAIHAVFLYHAIKAGMDMGIVNAGQLAIYDDLPIELKDAVEDVVLNRRSDGTERLLDIANKYRDSGQQEQESSTQEWRSWSVEKRLEHGLVKGITEFIVEDTEEARLNAERPLHVIEGPLMDGMNVVGDLFGEGKMFLPQVVKSARVMKQAVAHLEPYINASKEQGQSNGKILLATVKGDVHDIGKNIVGVVLQCNNFEIIDLGVMVPCDKILQVAKEENVDIIGLSGLITPSLDEMVYVAKEMERQGFDIPLLIGGATTSKAHTAVKIEHNYHGPVAYVSNASRAVGVCSSLLSEEHKPQFVERLTAEHQTVREQHARKRKPSVPVTLQQARDNAYSIDWQNYTPPKPVTTESTVIVNQPISELRKYIDWTPFFMTWSLMGKYPAILDHPLVGGEATKLFDDANTMLDQLESNGEMSANGICGIFPANRVGDDIEIYYDEKRDKVLKTVHHLRQQTKKAKGANYCLSDFVAPKSSGKADWLGAFAVTGGVGEDDIARHYKEAGDDYNAIMVQAIADRLAEAFAEYLHQQVRIKQWGFAADEQLSNDDLIREKYQGIRPAPGYAACPEHTEKEAIWQLLGVEENIGMKLTESFAMWPGASVSGWYFSHPESRYFAVAQIQPDQAEEYRQRKDWQQSDIDKWLAPNL is encoded by the coding sequence ATGAGTACTCAATTCAAATGTGATAGGACGTTACAAATTCAAGATGCTTTAGCACAAAGGATCTTAATTATTGATGGTGGCATGGGGACAATGATCCAAGGCTACCAGTTAGAAGAAGCCGATTTTCGTGGTGAGCGCTTTTTAAATTGGACTTTAGATGTCAAAGGTAATAACGACCTATTAGTCTTAACTCAGCCACAAGTGATTACTGAGATCCATGATGCTTATTTGGAAGCTGGCGCTGATATTATCGAAACCAATAGCTTTAATGCGACTTCCATTGCGATGTCTGATTATGAGATGGCAGACATCAGTGCTGAAATTAATTTAGCAGCCGCAAAATTAGCCCGTCAGGCTGCAGATAAGTGGAGTGCGATTACACCCGATAAACCGCGTTATGTTGCCGGTGTTTTAGGACCAACAAATCGTACTTGCTCGATGTCACCAGAAGTTAATGATCCCAGTTTTCGTAATATTGATTTCGATACACTCGTTGAAGCCTATCAAGAGTCAACAAAAGCCTTAATTGAAGGCGGGGCTGATATCATCATGATAGAGACCATCTTCGATACCTTAAACGCTAAAGCAGCGGCCTTTGCGATTGAATCTGTTTTTGAAAAACTTAATTGCCGCTTACCTGTGATGATCTCTGGCACCATTACTGATGCATCAGGACGAACGCTATCGGGGCAAACAACAGAAGCATTGTATAACTCTCTTCGTCATATTAACCCTCTCTCATTTGGTTTGAACTGTGCATTAGGCCCTGCTGAACTACGCCAGTACTTGGTTGATCTTTCGAATATTAGTGAATGTGCGGTCTCTGTGCATCCAAATGCCGGTCTACCAAATGCTTTTGGTGAGTATGACTTAGAGCCTGAGGAGATGGCAGCCCATATTAAAGAGTGGGCAGAGAGTGGCATTGTGAATATTGTCGGTGGCTGTTGTGGCACAACGCCAGAACACATTAAAGCTATCGCTGAATCGGTAGCAAATGTCACGCCAAGGGTTGCGGCTGATCTCCCCGTTATCTGTCGTTTATCTGGTTTAGAACCACAAAACATTACCGCTGAAACGTTATTTGTCAATGTCGGTGAGAGAACAAATGTTACTGGTTCTGCGCGTTTTAAACGTCTTATTCGTGATGAACTTTACGATGAAGCATTAGATGTTGCTCGTCAACAAGTAGAAAGTGGCGCTCAGATTATTGATATCAATATGGATGAGGGAATGCTCGACACTAAAGCGTGTATGGTTCGTTTCCTCAATTTAATTGCTTCTGAGCCTGATATCTCTCGTGTGCCAATCATGATTGACTCCTCAAAATGGGATGTCCTTGAAGCTGGGTTAAAGTGTGTTCAAGGTAAAGGTGTTGTTAACTCTATCTCACTTAAAGAGGGAGAAGAGAACTTTATTCAGCAGGCCAAGTTAATCCGTCGCTATGGTGCGGCAGTGATTGTGATGGCATTTGATGAAGAAGGTCAGGCTGATACCAAAGCTCGTAAAGTGGAGATCTGTACTCGTGCTTATAATGTGCTGGTGGATAAGGTCGGTTTTCCTGCGGAAGATATTATTTTCGATCCCAATATTTTTGCAGTGGCAACAGGCATTGAAGAGCATGATAACTATGCCTTAGATTTTATCGAAGCAACGGCTGAAATTAAACAGACTCTTCCTTATGCGATGATCTCTGGCGGTGTCTCTAATGTCTCTTTCTCTTTCCGTGGAAACAATCCTGTTCGAGAAGCGATTCATGCGGTTTTCCTTTACCATGCGATTAAAGCTGGTATGGATATGGGGATTGTTAATGCAGGACAGTTAGCGATTTATGATGATCTTCCTATTGAGTTAAAAGATGCGGTTGAAGATGTGGTGTTAAATCGCAGAAGTGATGGTACTGAACGTCTCTTAGATATCGCGAATAAATATCGAGATAGTGGGCAGCAAGAGCAAGAGAGTTCAACTCAAGAGTGGCGAAGTTGGTCAGTAGAAAAACGACTAGAACACGGATTAGTTAAAGGCATTACTGAATTTATTGTCGAGGATACTGAAGAAGCACGTTTAAATGCTGAACGTCCTTTACATGTCATCGAAGGTCCTTTGATGGATGGGATGAATGTTGTCGGTGATCTGTTTGGTGAGGGAAAAATGTTTTTGCCTCAAGTGGTGAAATCAGCTCGAGTAATGAAGCAAGCTGTCGCCCACCTTGAACCTTATATTAATGCCAGTAAAGAGCAGGGGCAGAGCAACGGTAAGATCTTATTAGCGACGGTAAAAGGTGATGTTCATGATATCGGTAAGAACATTGTTGGTGTCGTACTGCAATGTAATAACTTTGAGATTATCGATCTTGGGGTGATGGTGCCGTGCGATAAGATCCTTCAAGTCGCTAAAGAAGAGAATGTTGATATTATTGGTCTAAGTGGACTCATTACCCCTTCATTAGATGAGATGGTTTATGTGGCAAAAGAGATGGAGCGTCAAGGATTCGATATCCCATTATTGATTGGTGGCGCAACAACCTCTAAAGCACACACTGCCGTGAAAATTGAGCATAACTATCATGGGCCTGTTGCTTACGTTTCAAATGCTTCACGCGCGGTGGGTGTTTGTAGTTCATTACTATCTGAAGAACATAAACCTCAATTTGTTGAACGATTAACTGCTGAGCACCAAACCGTTCGAGAGCAGCATGCCCGCAAGCGTAAGCCTTCTGTTCCTGTGACTCTGCAACAAGCAAGAGATAACGCTTATTCAATCGATTGGCAGAACTACACGCCACCAAAACCAGTGACAACCGAATCGACGGTGATTGTGAATCAGCCTATTTCTGAGTTGAGAAAATACATTGATTGGACGCCTTTCTTTATGACGTGGTCATTGATGGGGAAATACCCTGCAATCCTTGACCATCCATTAGTGGGTGGGGAAGCGACTAAGCTTTTTGATGACGCCAATACTATGCTCGATCAATTGGAATCAAATGGTGAGATGAGTGCCAATGGTATCTGTGGCATTTTCCCAGCGAATCGTGTTGGCGATGATATTGAAATTTACTATGATGAGAAACGCGATAAGGTACTTAAAACCGTTCACCATTTACGTCAACAGACCAAAAAAGCCAAAGGGGCAAACTACTGTTTAAGTGACTTTGTTGCCCCTAAGTCGAGTGGCAAAGCTGACTGGTTAGGTGCGTTTGCTGTAACAGGCGGGGTAGGTGAGGATGATATTGCTCGTCACTATAAAGAGGCAGGAGATGACTATAATGCGATTATGGTACAAGCCATCGCTGACCGTTTAGCTGAAGCCTTTGCGGAATATCTTCATCAACAAGTGAGAATCAAGCAGTGGGGGTTTGCTGCAGATGAGCAATTGAGTAACGATGATCTTATCCGTGAAAAGTATCAAGGTATTCGTCCTGCTCCGGGTTATGCTGCTTGTCCTGAGCATACCGAGAAAGAAGCTATTTGGCAGCTTTTAGGTGTTGAAGAGAATATTGGTATGAAGCTGACTGAAAGTTTTGCTATGTGGCCGGGGGCTTCAGTTTCAGGTTGGTATTTCTCTCACCCTGAAAGCCGTTATTTTGCTGTGGCTCAGATTCAACCGGATCAAGCTGAAGAGTATCGACAACGAAAAGATTGGCAACAGAGTGATATTGATAAATGGCTAGCGCCTAATCTGTAG
- the msrA gene encoding peptide-methionine (S)-S-oxide reductase MsrA: MSSQPNKTMLHHIFNRPLETSTPKECQAITVAMGCFWGAERLFWQQDGVYLTMVGYSAGTTENPTYKDVCTDTTDHAEVVRVIFDPKIISLNELLALFWQNHIPTQGMRQGNDIGSQYRSAIYPHNSEDLALAEESLKHYQQALIANGDSSPITTEIKLVSEFFLAEEEHQQYLSKNPAGYCGLGGSGVCYPA; encoded by the coding sequence ATGTCATCTCAACCAAATAAAACAATGCTTCACCATATCTTTAATCGCCCATTAGAGACATCTACACCAAAGGAATGTCAAGCAATCACAGTAGCAATGGGCTGTTTTTGGGGAGCTGAGCGCCTATTTTGGCAGCAAGATGGTGTCTATTTAACGATGGTGGGATATTCCGCTGGCACAACGGAAAACCCGACTTATAAAGACGTTTGTACCGACACAACAGATCATGCTGAAGTGGTTCGAGTTATCTTTGATCCTAAGATCATTTCATTAAACGAACTATTGGCACTTTTTTGGCAGAATCATATTCCCACTCAAGGAATGCGTCAGGGGAATGATATTGGTAGCCAGTACCGTTCTGCTATCTATCCTCATAATTCAGAGGATTTAGCTTTAGCCGAAGAAAGTTTAAAACACTATCAACAAGCATTAATCGCCAATGGTGACAGCTCACCGATTACCACTGAAATTAAATTAGTCTCTGAATTTTTCCTTGCAGAAGAAGAACATCAGCAATATTTAAGTAAAAATCCAGCAGGTTATTGTGGTTTAGGTGGTTCAGGCGTTTGCTATCCAGCCTAG
- a CDS encoding MazG nucleotide pyrophosphohydrolase domain-containing protein: MNDLNRLLEIARYKSTINQKDNWSNRSDIYLVEIKKEVDEVAEELPKNRRCYLEDELADVLWDYSNLLLALEEEVGIDPQSVIARACNKYQERVAALESGEGWKAVKERQQAKLALELAQES, encoded by the coding sequence ATGAATGACTTAAATCGACTATTGGAAATTGCACGTTATAAGTCAACGATTAATCAAAAAGATAATTGGTCTAATCGATCTGATATCTATTTAGTTGAGATCAAAAAAGAGGTTGATGAAGTCGCTGAAGAGTTACCTAAAAATCGCCGCTGTTATTTAGAAGATGAATTAGCAGATGTGTTGTGGGACTACAGTAACCTGTTATTGGCCTTAGAAGAAGAGGTGGGGATTGATCCTCAGTCAGTGATTGCAAGAGCTTGTAATAAATACCAAGAGAGAGTCGCCGCATTAGAGTCGGGTGAAGGCTGGAAAGCAGTCAAAGAAAGACAGCAAGCGAAATTAGCTCTTGAGTTAGCACAAGAGAGTTGA
- a CDS encoding translocation/assembly module TamB domain-containing protein: protein MAIPNALGGELTADNINPQLYWPDIAAVLSGDISTTGKLEENGSWLVDIPKAKINGLYQKLPLDLAGDLKVYATDQQDIPTFISQGLKLVHGDNHLIAKGALKKQLALSLDINAPNLTSSIPDAGGSIVGKVDIKGSVNNPQAVVDLTANQFSWQKLVSLKQLKLQGKIEQSKLIAGDLKLDIVELNMEGESIQSLSASLSGDENEHNLSVEAKGKPVGVNIKLKGKLNRETGWQGTFAKNSIITPVGQWTIDKNSQFNLLFKEEKITTNNHCWRQNNGTICFNDASISLAGEKSQSHVVINQLSLKALQPLLPAHLTLNTILNGDVLAQWGGDEKPQLKGKLTTKEGELKRNTTATTLIAWNDITLTSQFKGQQLELDFMIDLQDNGSVKSQLIIDDLFAANKPLKGQLVIDNVNIHRFSNLLDDGAQLSGELNSQLMLGGTLLKPEVKGDLNLSTLVFNSVISPLVVNDGYIDLKLHGYDADLKSEITTNEGKLDITGTGDWRDLKAWEAKLFVNSKALEVKVDSLVDLKLTSDIEINAKPGRTYVTGDLSIPWGRIEVSKIPEGAYSVSDDQVLLDEQLKPIQDEAATKFNIDADIKLDIGDDVRIKAFGLKGNLAGRLQIKQNRGEPRVVGHINVEKGTYNSFAQDLVIRKGKLLFNGPLDQPFLEVEAIRNPANTNDDVIAGIRVNGSIDDPTVEVFSEPSLPQTEALSYLVRGRKLDSDSGNNSMTTALLGMGLSRSGKLVNQIGDAFGVDQLALDTEGSGDSSQVTVSGYVTDDLQVKYGVGLFNSLGEFTLRYRVLEDLYLEAVSGLDSAVDILYQFNFD, encoded by the coding sequence TTGGCAATACCCAATGCGTTGGGGGGGGAGTTAACGGCAGATAATATTAACCCACAACTTTATTGGCCTGATATTGCTGCTGTACTTTCTGGTGACATTTCAACAACAGGAAAATTAGAAGAGAATGGCAGTTGGTTGGTTGATATCCCTAAGGCTAAAATTAATGGCTTATATCAAAAACTTCCTCTAGATTTAGCTGGTGATTTAAAAGTTTACGCGACTGATCAACAAGATATTCCAACTTTTATCAGTCAAGGACTAAAACTCGTCCATGGTGATAATCATCTGATTGCTAAAGGAGCGTTAAAAAAACAGTTAGCACTCTCTTTAGATATCAATGCACCGAACTTAACCAGCTCAATTCCTGATGCTGGTGGTTCTATTGTTGGTAAAGTTGATATTAAAGGCTCGGTGAATAATCCTCAGGCAGTGGTGGATCTTACTGCGAATCAATTCTCTTGGCAGAAGTTGGTTTCATTAAAGCAGTTAAAGTTACAAGGAAAAATAGAGCAAAGTAAATTAATTGCTGGAGATCTTAAACTTGATATTGTTGAGTTAAATATGGAAGGGGAGTCAATTCAGTCATTAAGTGCCTCTTTATCTGGTGATGAAAATGAGCACAACTTATCGGTGGAGGCGAAAGGTAAGCCTGTTGGTGTAAATATTAAATTGAAGGGAAAGCTCAATCGTGAAACCGGTTGGCAAGGAACATTCGCTAAAAATAGTATTATCACTCCCGTAGGCCAATGGACAATTGATAAAAACAGTCAATTTAATCTGCTCTTTAAAGAAGAAAAAATCACCACTAATAATCATTGCTGGCGACAAAATAATGGAACAATCTGCTTTAACGATGCGTCTATTTCTCTTGCTGGAGAAAAAAGCCAGAGCCATGTTGTAATCAATCAGCTGTCATTAAAAGCATTACAACCTCTTTTGCCAGCTCACTTAACTCTCAACACCATACTTAATGGTGATGTTTTAGCGCAATGGGGAGGAGATGAAAAACCTCAATTAAAAGGAAAGCTAACCACCAAAGAGGGCGAGCTAAAGCGTAATACAACAGCAACTACATTGATAGCATGGAATGACATAACATTAACGAGTCAATTTAAAGGACAGCAACTCGAACTCGATTTTATGATCGATCTGCAAGATAACGGCAGTGTTAAAAGTCAGTTGATTATTGACGATCTCTTTGCTGCGAATAAACCCTTAAAAGGGCAGTTGGTTATTGATAACGTAAACATTCATCGCTTCTCAAATTTACTGGATGATGGAGCTCAACTTTCAGGAGAGTTAAATAGCCAGCTCATGTTAGGAGGTACGCTATTAAAGCCTGAAGTCAAAGGAGATTTAAATCTCAGCACCTTAGTTTTTAATAGTGTCATTTCACCTTTGGTGGTGAATGATGGTTACATCGATCTTAAGCTTCATGGTTATGATGCAGACTTGAAGAGTGAGATCACCACCAATGAAGGAAAGCTAGATATTACAGGGACTGGAGACTGGCGAGACCTTAAAGCCTGGGAAGCGAAGTTATTTGTAAATAGTAAAGCATTGGAAGTGAAAGTGGATTCCTTGGTTGATCTTAAACTCACGTCTGATATTGAGATTAATGCCAAACCTGGTCGAACTTATGTTACTGGAGATCTCTCTATTCCTTGGGGGCGAATCGAGGTGAGTAAGATTCCAGAAGGGGCATACTCTGTTAGTGATGACCAAGTATTATTAGATGAGCAGTTAAAACCCATACAAGATGAGGCTGCCACCAAGTTTAATATTGATGCAGATATTAAATTAGATATTGGTGATGATGTCAGAATTAAAGCTTTCGGCTTAAAAGGTAATCTGGCTGGACGATTACAGATCAAACAGAATCGTGGTGAACCTCGAGTTGTTGGTCATATCAATGTTGAAAAAGGGACATATAACTCCTTTGCTCAAGACTTGGTGATTCGAAAAGGAAAGCTGCTTTTTAATGGTCCTCTTGATCAGCCATTTTTAGAGGTAGAAGCGATTAGAAATCCAGCCAATACCAACGATGATGTGATTGCTGGTATTCGGGTTAATGGTTCTATTGATGATCCAACGGTTGAAGTCTTCTCTGAACCAAGCTTACCTCAAACTGAAGCGCTCTCTTATTTAGTGCGAGGACGTAAACTTGATAGTGATAGCGGTAATAACTCGATGACAACGGCACTATTAGGGATGGGATTATCACGTAGTGGTAAGTTGGTTAATCAGATTGGTGATGCATTTGGTGTTGATCAATTAGCTCTCGATACCGAAGGTTCTGGGGATTCATCTCAAGTCACTGTCAGTGGCTATGTTACTGATGACTTACAAGTTAAATACGGTGTTGGGCTATTTAATTCATTAGGGGAGTTCACGTTACGATATCGAGTTTTAGAAGATCTCTACTTAGAAGCTGTGTCAGGATTAGACAGTGCGGTGGATATTCTTTATCAGTTTAATTTTGATTAA
- a CDS encoding autotransporter assembly complex family protein, which translates to MKNIVPIATQKILLRYLLLTSLLLCPILSSAKTVYQLKGLSDELTVNVDAHIKGLPEDDFNTSKQFQARLAEAVRSALQADGYYEPIINITIDSSGRHAVGTINVSAGKPVRYQEIDIVFDSFALDDPNFKKVLKGAPKKGDILNHKKYDNIKKQLQRIASKKGYFDAKFIKKRLEVAPSRHMAFLKLEFHSGHRYNFGPVTFTGSQIEQDRLSSLTPFNEGDPYLSTKLGEFNQSLSGSSWFSSIVVSGDTDNMAGYELPIDVQLAPSKRNKVEVGIGYSTDVQTRLKLNWDKPWINAQGHSLHSAFSLSKPEQLAEFSYKIPLEDVLKDYYQFQLGFKGVDNLDTDSQEYTFGFERDWIFDNDWHRTAFLRISYEDYIQADEEDETLLLMPGLTYTRTQLQKKPMPDWGNKQQMTLELSDPTWGSDTRFARVQLGTAWIQGNNNNRGLFRLDAGAVFIDDITNAPPSIRFFVGGDNSIRGYRYESIAPKDSDDQLIGGQYQTTSSLEYQRRIMGKWWGALFFDIGSAWTDAPIWYKGTGVGVRWASPVGPVRIDLAWGLDAPKDDAQYQIHFSLGPEL; encoded by the coding sequence ATGAAAAATATCGTTCCCATCGCTACTCAAAAAATATTACTTCGTTATCTGTTATTAACGTCTTTATTACTTTGTCCAATTCTCTCTTCAGCAAAAACAGTCTATCAGCTTAAAGGTCTGAGTGATGAGCTAACAGTCAATGTCGATGCGCATATTAAGGGACTTCCTGAAGATGACTTTAATACCTCTAAACAATTTCAAGCTCGATTAGCTGAAGCGGTAAGAAGTGCACTTCAAGCTGATGGCTACTATGAACCTATTATTAATATCACGATAGATTCCAGTGGGCGACATGCGGTCGGAACGATTAATGTTTCAGCTGGCAAACCTGTTCGTTATCAAGAGATTGATATTGTTTTTGATTCTTTTGCTTTAGATGACCCTAATTTTAAAAAAGTGCTTAAAGGTGCACCTAAAAAAGGCGATATTCTCAATCATAAAAAATACGATAATATAAAAAAACAGCTACAAAGAATTGCCTCTAAAAAAGGTTATTTTGACGCGAAATTTATTAAAAAAAGGTTAGAAGTCGCACCTTCTCGTCATATGGCTTTTCTAAAGTTAGAGTTTCATTCCGGGCATCGTTATAACTTTGGTCCCGTAACGTTTACTGGTAGCCAAATTGAGCAAGATCGCTTGTCTAGTTTAACGCCTTTCAATGAAGGTGATCCTTACCTATCAACCAAACTGGGTGAATTTAATCAATCATTATCAGGTAGCAGTTGGTTCTCTTCTATCGTTGTCAGTGGCGATACGGATAATATGGCGGGTTATGAACTGCCAATCGATGTTCAACTTGCACCCAGTAAGCGAAATAAGGTCGAAGTCGGTATCGGTTACTCTACCGATGTTCAAACTCGATTGAAATTAAATTGGGATAAACCTTGGATCAATGCACAAGGACACAGTTTACACTCGGCATTTTCTCTCTCTAAACCTGAACAACTGGCCGAGTTTAGTTATAAAATTCCTCTTGAAGATGTCTTAAAAGATTATTATCAATTCCAGTTAGGTTTTAAAGGGGTTGATAATCTAGATACCGATAGCCAAGAATATACCTTCGGCTTTGAACGGGATTGGATCTTTGATAATGATTGGCATCGTACTGCGTTTTTGCGTATCTCATATGAAGACTATATTCAGGCAGATGAAGAAGATGAGACCTTACTTTTAATGCCAGGGCTGACCTATACTCGTACACAGCTACAGAAAAAACCGATGCCTGATTGGGGTAATAAGCAACAGATGACCTTAGAGCTCTCAGATCCTACTTGGGGGTCGGATACGCGTTTTGCACGTGTTCAATTAGGTACCGCATGGATTCAAGGAAATAACAATAATCGAGGTTTATTTCGCCTCGATGCGGGTGCAGTTTTTATTGATGATATAACTAATGCTCCACCTTCTATCCGTTTTTTCGTTGGTGGTGATAATAGTATCCGAGGTTATCGTTATGAGTCGATTGCACCAAAAGATAGTGATGATCAATTGATCGGTGGTCAATACCAAACGACTTCCTCTTTAGAATATCAACGTCGGATTATGGGTAAGTGGTGGGGAGCGCTTTTCTTTGATATTGGTAGTGCTTGGACTGATGCTCCTATTTGGTATAAAGGAACGGGTGTTGGTGTTAGATGGGCCTCGCCAGTAGGACCGGTGCGAATTGATTTAGCATGGGGACTTGATGCACCAAAAGATGATGCTCAGTATCAAATACACTTCTCATTAGGGCCTGAACTTTAA
- a CDS encoding sodium:proton antiporter → MSVYSTLCFLAAISMFIAFINSKIGKMQTTIAITAGAIILSLGIVIAGHNGWFHLEELAESQLVKIDFQSFLLQGILGFLLFAGGLGIKLPHMKDQKWEITALALGATLFSTFFIGIALWGIVQLLGFPLDFIYCLLFGALISPTDPIAVLAIVKKLDAPRRISTQVEGESLFNDGFGLVIFVTLLTIAFGSETPTVGGVIELFLHEAVGGILYGFVLGLIFHYLISSTNDHSMEQLLTLGIPTAGYAFAEVIHVSGPLAMVVSGIMIGNWTRYIGFSKESEDHLDHFWELIDEFLNCILFLLIGLTMLQFQFHQEDWILMVLAIPLVLLGRYLSVKMCYIGFSRHRKYNYYSERILTWGGLRGGLALAMAMSVPAGVMVIPEKNIDVREIILVMTYSVVVFSILIQGSTIIPMIEKAKIWERENKKSD, encoded by the coding sequence ATGTCGGTTTACAGTACACTCTGTTTTCTCGCCGCGATATCGATGTTTATCGCCTTTATCAACAGTAAAATTGGTAAAATGCAAACAACAATCGCCATTACTGCGGGTGCGATAATCCTCTCATTAGGCATTGTTATTGCTGGTCATAATGGCTGGTTTCATCTCGAAGAACTTGCTGAAAGCCAATTGGTTAAAATTGATTTTCAGAGCTTTCTTTTACAAGGTATTTTAGGATTTCTACTTTTTGCGGGTGGGTTAGGAATTAAACTTCCCCACATGAAAGATCAAAAGTGGGAAATTACCGCTTTGGCTTTAGGTGCGACTCTATTCTCTACTTTTTTTATCGGTATCGCTTTATGGGGTATCGTGCAACTTCTTGGGTTCCCACTTGATTTTATCTATTGTTTACTTTTTGGCGCACTTATTTCACCGACGGATCCCATTGCAGTTCTGGCTATTGTCAAAAAACTTGATGCTCCACGTCGAATCTCAACTCAAGTAGAGGGAGAATCTCTCTTTAACGATGGTTTTGGTTTAGTCATCTTTGTGACGTTATTAACCATTGCATTTGGTAGCGAAACACCCACTGTCGGTGGCGTGATTGAGTTATTTTTGCATGAAGCCGTTGGCGGGATCTTATATGGTTTTGTTTTAGGGCTTATCTTCCATTATTTAATCAGCTCTACCAATGATCACTCAATGGAACAGTTACTCACTTTAGGTATTCCTACTGCAGGTTATGCCTTTGCTGAAGTTATCCATGTTTCGGGTCCTCTTGCAATGGTCGTTTCGGGTATCATGATTGGTAACTGGACACGCTATATTGGCTTCTCTAAAGAGAGTGAAGATCACTTAGATCACTTTTGGGAATTGATTGATGAGTTCTTAAACTGCATATTATTCTTATTGATCGGTCTAACCATGCTTCAATTCCAATTCCACCAAGAAGACTGGATCTTAATGGTGCTTGCAATTCCGTTAGTCCTACTTGGTCGCTACCTTAGTGTTAAAATGTGTTATATCGGCTTCTCACGTCATCGTAAATATAACTACTACTCCGAGCGCATATTAACTTGGGGCGGCCTACGTGGTGGCTTAGCATTAGCCATGGCGATGTCGGTACCCGCAGGAGTGATGGTGATTCCAGAGAAGAACATTGATGTCCGAGAAATTATTCTCGTGATGACCTACTCGGTGGTAGTTTTCTCTATTTTAATACAAGGCTCAACGATTATTCCTATGATTGAAAAAGCTAAAATATGGGAAAGAGAGAATAAGAAAAGTGATTAA